A section of the Amycolatopsis sp. AA4 genome encodes:
- a CDS encoding type VII secretion system-associated protein — protein MAQRDEADRMVSRTPAGKRARRNAYPRRGPQGKPEITPEMRANARTNPNSWLYVIDEAFDARGPVPSWAVVGAYPVNGTGEVVEDFHPNDRYRPSPKALGFPEPRNELERLLQMVRTEHRPAEDLPRVILDSTLLVYALSPVQRTVIGFHNADGRVMVPAYTSKSLVPREWPHARAVLGRDIVGLLAGHPLAINPHDLITAVVPAEHLLKALAEERR, from the coding sequence ATGGCGCAGCGGGACGAGGCAGATCGGATGGTTTCCCGGACCCCGGCGGGCAAACGCGCGCGCCGGAACGCGTACCCCCGCCGCGGACCGCAGGGAAAGCCCGAGATCACTCCCGAGATGCGGGCCAACGCGCGGACCAACCCGAACAGCTGGCTGTACGTCATCGACGAGGCCTTCGACGCCCGCGGCCCGGTGCCGTCATGGGCGGTCGTCGGCGCGTATCCGGTGAACGGGACGGGAGAGGTCGTCGAGGACTTCCACCCCAACGACCGGTACCGGCCCTCGCCGAAGGCGCTCGGTTTTCCCGAGCCGCGCAACGAACTCGAGCGGCTGCTGCAGATGGTCCGGACCGAACACCGGCCCGCCGAGGACCTGCCGCGCGTCATCCTCGACTCGACGCTGCTGGTCTACGCCCTCTCCCCGGTGCAGCGCACGGTGATCGGCTTCCACAACGCCGACGGCCGCGTCATGGTGCCGGCGTACACGTCGAAGTCGCTGGTGCCGCGAGAATGGCCGCACGCCCGCGCGGTGCTCGGCCGCGACATCGTCGGCCTGCTCGCCGGACATCCGCTCGCGATCAACCCGCACGACCTGATCACCGCCGTCGTCCCGGCCGAGCACCTGCTGAAGGCACTGGCCGAAGAGCGGCGCTGA
- the arfB gene encoding alternative ribosome rescue aminoacyl-tRNA hydrolase ArfB, which translates to MAEDVRVGARFVIPGAELRERFSRSSGPGGQGVNTTDSRVELSFDVAGSAVIPPALKERITARLGARLVGGVLTIAASEYRSQLMNRDAARERLAEVLTQASAPPPAKRRPTKPSRGSKERRLAAKKRRSDVKRGRGGRYDD; encoded by the coding sequence ATGGCGGAGGACGTACGCGTCGGCGCCCGGTTCGTGATCCCGGGCGCCGAACTGCGAGAGCGCTTCTCCCGATCCTCGGGACCGGGCGGACAAGGCGTGAACACGACGGACTCGCGCGTCGAGCTGTCGTTCGATGTCGCGGGCTCCGCCGTGATCCCGCCCGCGCTGAAAGAACGCATCACGGCCCGGCTGGGCGCCCGCCTGGTCGGCGGAGTGCTGACCATCGCGGCCAGCGAATACCGCTCCCAGCTGATGAACCGCGACGCGGCCCGGGAGCGGTTGGCGGAGGTGCTGACGCAAGCCTCCGCGCCGCCGCCGGCCAAACGGCGTCCCACCAAGCCTTCGCGAGGCTCGAAGGAACGCCGGTTGGCGGCGAAGAAACGGCGCAGCGACGTAAAGCGCGGCCGGGGTGGCCGGTACGACGACTAG
- a CDS encoding pentapeptide repeat-containing protein, whose amino-acid sequence MRSPLLWTLIASVALLCGVGGWLLADPATSRSEALKTGGLAGGAVVALYALWLNDRRRRVEEARQVIEQQRHDVDRERISDERFAKSVELLGHEADQVRVGALHALAGLARTRPEYRQTVLDVLCSYLRRPFTHGRYAKSEKSGTPEEERELQVRLTAQRLIRDLLPPSDVDGPGPDLDLTGAVLEYFDLSHRRIGSLLLRHASLYSSTNLGGCVFTGQVYFTAAGTGPGRLVGMFRCRKTTFLDRAWFSGTAFSERADFSDTTFAGRTTFKGATFAKEVLFDGATFSDSAEVQLPDGWKLEPRNGGYAAVPI is encoded by the coding sequence GTGCGCTCGCCGCTGCTGTGGACGCTGATCGCGTCCGTGGCACTGCTGTGCGGGGTCGGCGGCTGGCTGCTCGCCGACCCCGCGACCAGCCGTAGCGAAGCGCTGAAAACCGGTGGTCTCGCCGGTGGCGCGGTCGTGGCGCTGTACGCGTTGTGGCTCAACGATCGCCGTCGCCGCGTCGAAGAAGCGCGGCAGGTGATCGAACAGCAACGGCACGACGTCGACCGGGAGCGGATCTCCGACGAGCGATTCGCCAAGTCGGTGGAACTGCTGGGGCACGAGGCCGATCAGGTGCGCGTCGGGGCATTGCACGCGCTGGCCGGGCTGGCGCGGACGCGGCCGGAGTATCGGCAGACCGTGCTGGACGTGCTGTGTTCCTATCTGCGGCGGCCGTTCACGCATGGCCGCTATGCCAAGTCCGAGAAGAGCGGCACGCCGGAAGAGGAACGCGAGCTGCAAGTGCGGCTCACCGCGCAACGGCTGATCCGGGACCTGCTGCCACCGTCCGATGTGGACGGACCAGGGCCGGACCTCGACCTGACCGGCGCGGTGCTCGAGTATTTCGATCTTTCCCACCGCCGGATCGGCAGTCTGCTGCTGCGGCACGCTTCGCTGTACAGCAGCACGAATCTCGGCGGATGTGTCTTCACCGGGCAGGTCTACTTCACCGCCGCGGGCACCGGTCCCGGCCGCCTCGTCGGCATGTTCCGTTGCCGCAAAACGACTTTCCTCGACCGCGCCTGGTTTTCCGGCACCGCGTTCTCCGAACGGGCGGATTTCTCCGACACCACTTTCGCCGGGCGGACCACCTTCAAGGGCGCGACCTTCGCGAAGGAAGTTCTGTTCGACGGTGCGACATTTTCGGATTCAGCGGAAGTGCAGCTGCCGGACGGCTGGAAGCTGGAACCGCGAAATGGCGGATATGCAGCGGTGCCGATCTGA
- a CDS encoding Gfo/Idh/MocA family protein produces MGQDQLRVGLVGTGPWATTVHAPGLADHPGTVLSAVWSRRPEAAAALAQAYDAVPTSALDELFEQVDALAFAVPPTVQAELATRAAEAGKHLILEKPIASDLAAAERLADAVTSAGVASLVMLTLRFAQQTRDWLDGVTAAGAWRGGSVRWLSGALLAGKYATSAWRQDPAGGALADIGPHAFDLLDAALGPITNVLAAHRGPEDLWQLLLEHEGGITSTATLSLRLPVQPTVVEYSVFGEHGFRTLGRTGTANEAYTALLDDFAAMVASGTTTHPCDVRRGVHLARIVDQARAALDR; encoded by the coding sequence GTGGGACAGGACCAATTGCGCGTCGGCCTCGTAGGAACCGGACCGTGGGCCACCACGGTGCACGCCCCCGGGCTCGCGGATCATCCAGGGACCGTGCTCAGTGCGGTGTGGAGCCGCCGTCCGGAAGCCGCGGCCGCGCTGGCGCAGGCCTACGACGCGGTGCCGACCAGTGCCCTGGACGAACTGTTCGAGCAGGTCGACGCGCTCGCGTTCGCCGTGCCGCCGACCGTGCAGGCCGAGCTGGCGACCCGGGCCGCGGAGGCGGGCAAGCACCTGATCCTGGAGAAACCGATCGCCTCCGACCTGGCTGCGGCGGAGCGGCTCGCCGACGCCGTGACGTCCGCTGGCGTCGCTTCGCTGGTGATGCTGACGCTGCGGTTCGCCCAGCAGACGCGCGATTGGCTGGACGGCGTGACCGCGGCTGGCGCCTGGCGAGGCGGCAGCGTGCGCTGGCTGTCCGGCGCACTGCTCGCCGGCAAGTACGCGACCTCGGCCTGGCGGCAGGACCCGGCTGGCGGCGCACTCGCCGACATCGGCCCGCACGCGTTCGACCTGCTCGACGCCGCTCTTGGCCCGATCACCAACGTCCTCGCCGCGCATCGCGGTCCGGAAGACCTGTGGCAGCTCCTGCTTGAACACGAGGGCGGCATCACGAGCACCGCGACGCTCAGCCTGCGCCTGCCGGTTCAGCCGACGGTGGTCGAGTACTCGGTCTTCGGCGAACACGGCTTCCGCACGCTCGGCCGGACCGGCACGGCGAACGAGGCGTACACCGCGCTGCTGGACGATTTCGCCGCGATGGTGGCGTCCGGAACGACCACGCATCCGTGCGATGTCCGGCGAGGCGTGCACCTGGCTCGGATCGTCGACCAGGCGCGTGCTGCGCTAGACCGGTAA
- a CDS encoding DUF397 domain-containing protein, translating to MAERFENGIPADRLTGAQWRKASYSGAVGNCVEVAPLVSGEIAMRNSRFPEGPALVYTRAEMAAFLAGAKDGEFDDVLG from the coding sequence ATGGCTGAGCGGTTCGAGAACGGTATTCCGGCCGACCGTCTGACCGGCGCGCAGTGGCGCAAGGCGAGCTACAGCGGCGCGGTGGGCAACTGCGTCGAAGTGGCCCCGCTGGTCTCGGGCGAGATCGCGATGCGGAACTCCCGTTTCCCGGAGGGCCCGGCGCTCGTCTACACGCGTGCGGAAATGGCCGCGTTCCTCGCCGGCGCGAAGGACGGCGAATTCGACGATGTCCTCGGCTGA
- a CDS encoding nitroreductase, translated as MDVYEAVRSRRSVRGFLGEPVPSEVLTRVLTTALRAPSGGNLQPWRVYVLSGAKLAELKYLVGQRIADGDPGDPPPVLPYPRELPEQYARRLEELGALRYGAVGVAREDHAGRERVRVRNWDCFGAPVALFCYLNEQMLPPQWLDAGMFLQTVMLLLRGEGLDSCAQIAWGRYHRSVAEIAEPPAGYVLGCGMSIGYADPDEPRPAIPRAELAEAVTFRS; from the coding sequence GTGGACGTCTACGAAGCGGTGCGCTCCCGGCGCTCTGTCCGCGGTTTTCTCGGCGAGCCGGTACCCAGCGAAGTCCTGACCCGGGTCCTGACCACGGCCTTGCGCGCCCCGTCCGGGGGAAATCTGCAGCCGTGGCGGGTTTACGTCCTGTCCGGCGCGAAGCTGGCCGAGCTGAAATACCTGGTCGGGCAGCGCATCGCCGACGGCGATCCCGGCGATCCGCCGCCAGTGCTGCCCTACCCGCGGGAACTGCCCGAGCAGTACGCGCGGCGGCTCGAAGAGCTGGGTGCGCTGCGCTACGGCGCGGTCGGAGTGGCCCGGGAGGACCATGCGGGCCGCGAGCGGGTCCGCGTCCGGAATTGGGACTGCTTCGGCGCCCCGGTCGCACTGTTCTGCTACTTGAACGAGCAGATGCTTCCGCCGCAATGGCTGGACGCGGGGATGTTCCTGCAGACCGTGATGCTGCTGCTGCGCGGCGAAGGGCTCGACAGCTGCGCGCAGATCGCGTGGGGCCGGTACCACCGCAGCGTCGCGGAGATCGCGGAGCCGCCGGCCGGGTACGTCCTCGGCTGCGGCATGTCGATCGGATATGCCGATCCCGACGAGCCTCGGCCGGCGATTCCCCGGGCAGAGCTGGCGGAGGCGGTCACCTTCCGCTCGTGA
- the purF gene encoding amidophosphoribosyltransferase, which translates to MVSDPSASPARPEDHADQPDPEPREECGVFGVWAPGEEVAKLTYYGLYALQHRGQEAAGISVSDGSQIVVFKDLGLVSQVFDEQVLQSLQGHIAVGHCRYSTTGATIWENAQPIFRTTDTGSGLSFAHNGNLVNTAELRDRTVAAGLKPHAGLTGSSSDSDLVCGLLAANAADKGIEAAALELLPTLKGAFCLVFADENTLYAARDPHGVHPLVLGRLERGWVVASETAALDICGASFVREVEPGELIAIDAEGLRSSRFANPEPKGCVFEYVYLARPDTSIAGRSVHATRVEIGRKLAAEHPVDADLVMPVPESGTPAAIGYAQGSGLPYGTGLVKNAYVGRTFIQPSQTIRQLGIRLKLNPLRDVIRGKRLVVVDDSIVRGNTQRALVRMLREAGALEVHVRIASPPVRWPCFYGIDFASRAELVANGVDLDGIRRSIGADSLGYISLDGLVAASEQPKSRLCTACFSGEYPIPLPEDALIGKHLLESMDAAGGAATPVSAAGYGAEDAVRRP; encoded by the coding sequence GTGGTTTCCGACCCCTCCGCCAGTCCTGCTCGACCCGAAGATCACGCAGATCAACCCGACCCGGAACCCCGTGAGGAGTGCGGCGTCTTCGGCGTCTGGGCTCCCGGGGAAGAAGTCGCCAAGCTCACCTACTACGGCCTCTACGCCCTGCAGCACCGCGGGCAGGAGGCAGCGGGCATCTCCGTCTCGGACGGCTCGCAGATCGTCGTCTTCAAGGACCTCGGGCTCGTCAGCCAGGTCTTCGACGAGCAGGTCCTGCAGTCGCTGCAGGGGCACATCGCCGTCGGGCACTGCCGGTACTCCACGACCGGGGCCACGATCTGGGAGAACGCCCAGCCGATCTTCCGCACTACGGACACCGGCAGCGGCCTGTCCTTCGCGCACAACGGCAACCTGGTCAACACCGCCGAGCTGCGCGATCGCACAGTCGCCGCGGGGCTGAAGCCGCACGCCGGGCTCACCGGGTCCTCGAGCGACTCCGACCTGGTCTGCGGCCTGCTCGCCGCGAACGCCGCGGACAAGGGCATCGAGGCCGCCGCGCTGGAGCTGCTGCCGACGCTCAAGGGCGCGTTCTGCCTGGTCTTCGCCGACGAGAACACCCTGTACGCGGCTCGCGACCCGCACGGCGTGCACCCGCTGGTGCTCGGCAGGCTGGAGCGCGGCTGGGTCGTGGCGAGCGAGACCGCCGCGCTCGACATCTGCGGCGCGTCGTTCGTGCGCGAGGTCGAGCCGGGCGAGCTGATCGCCATCGACGCCGAGGGGCTGCGCTCGTCGCGGTTCGCGAACCCGGAGCCCAAGGGCTGCGTGTTCGAGTACGTCTACCTCGCCCGTCCGGACACGTCGATCGCCGGCCGCAGCGTGCACGCCACGCGCGTCGAGATCGGCCGCAAGCTGGCCGCCGAGCATCCGGTCGACGCCGACCTCGTGATGCCCGTTCCGGAATCCGGCACCCCGGCCGCGATCGGGTACGCGCAGGGTTCGGGCCTGCCGTACGGCACCGGTCTGGTCAAGAACGCCTACGTCGGGCGCACCTTCATCCAGCCGTCGCAGACCATCCGGCAGCTCGGCATCCGGCTGAAGCTGAACCCGCTGCGCGACGTCATCCGCGGCAAACGCCTGGTCGTGGTGGACGACTCGATCGTCCGCGGCAACACCCAGCGCGCGCTCGTGCGGATGCTGCGCGAGGCCGGCGCGCTCGAGGTGCACGTGCGGATCGCGTCGCCGCCGGTGCGGTGGCCGTGCTTCTACGGCATCGACTTCGCCTCGCGCGCCGAACTCGTCGCGAACGGGGTCGACCTCGACGGCATCCGCCGTTCGATCGGGGCCGATTCGCTCGGCTACATTTCGCTGGACGGCCTGGTCGCGGCGTCGGAGCAGCCGAAGTCGCGGCTGTGCACGGCCTGCTTCTCCGGCGAGTACCCGATTCCGCTGCCCGAGGACGCGCTCATCGGCAAGCACCTGCTCGAAAGCATGGACGCCGCCGGTGGCGCGGCGACTCCGGTCAGCGCCGCCGGGTACGGTGCCGAAGACGCCGTCCGGCGTCCGTGA
- the purM gene encoding phosphoribosylformylglycinamidine cyclo-ligase produces MSESTSATYAAAGVSIDAGDQAVELLKPHAERATRPEVRGGVGGFAGLFSLKLDKWKEPILASSTDGVGTKIAVAQALDKHDTVGIDLVAMVVDDLVVTGAEPLFLQDYIAVGKVVPEKIAALVGGIAEGCVQAGCALLGGETAEHPGLMGEHDYDLSATGVGAVEASALLSPEKVRPGDVVLAMGSSGLHSNGYSLARHVLLDIARMPLDGHVEEFGRTLGEELLEPTKIYAKDCLALVAETEVRTFAHITGGGLEANLARVMPRGLVAKLERGTWTPAPVFALIGQRGKVERAELEKTFNMGVGMVAIVSSEDVDRALAVLTARHVPAWILGDIQPAEDPDGPRAVLSGDHPRF; encoded by the coding sequence GTGAGCGAGTCCACGAGCGCCACGTACGCAGCCGCCGGGGTCAGCATCGACGCCGGTGACCAGGCCGTCGAGCTGCTCAAGCCACACGCCGAGCGGGCCACCCGGCCCGAGGTGCGCGGCGGGGTCGGCGGTTTCGCCGGGCTCTTCTCCCTCAAGCTCGACAAGTGGAAAGAGCCGATCCTCGCGTCGTCGACCGACGGCGTCGGCACCAAAATCGCGGTCGCGCAGGCGCTCGACAAACACGACACGGTCGGCATCGACCTGGTCGCGATGGTCGTCGACGACCTGGTTGTCACCGGGGCCGAGCCGCTCTTCCTGCAGGACTACATCGCGGTCGGCAAGGTCGTGCCGGAGAAGATCGCGGCGCTGGTCGGCGGCATCGCCGAGGGCTGCGTCCAGGCGGGCTGCGCGCTGCTCGGCGGCGAGACGGCCGAGCACCCCGGCCTGATGGGCGAGCACGACTACGACCTGTCGGCCACCGGCGTCGGCGCGGTCGAGGCGTCCGCGCTGCTGTCGCCGGAGAAGGTCCGTCCTGGTGACGTCGTGCTCGCGATGGGCTCGTCCGGGCTGCACTCCAACGGCTACTCGCTGGCCCGGCACGTGCTGCTGGACATCGCGCGGATGCCGCTGGACGGGCACGTCGAGGAGTTCGGCCGCACGCTCGGCGAGGAACTGCTCGAGCCGACCAAGATCTACGCGAAGGACTGCCTCGCGCTGGTCGCCGAGACCGAGGTGCGCACGTTCGCGCACATCACCGGCGGCGGTCTCGAGGCGAACCTGGCCCGCGTGATGCCGCGCGGCCTGGTCGCGAAGCTCGAACGCGGCACGTGGACGCCCGCTCCGGTGTTCGCCCTGATCGGCCAGCGCGGCAAGGTCGAGCGCGCGGAGCTGGAGAAGACGTTCAACATGGGCGTCGGCATGGTGGCGATCGTGTCGTCGGAGGACGTCGACCGGGCGCTGGCGGTGCTCACCGCGCGGCACGTGCCCGCGTGGATCCTCGGAGACATCCAGCCCGCCGAAGACCCGGACGGTCCGCGCGCGGTCCTGTCCGGCGACCACCCGCGGTTCTGA
- a CDS encoding lysozyme yields the protein MSTSRRGRRTALLSALTVPVVALLLGASTEAMAAPAASPLSTREINAVNADIQANNHTMGSQIRRVEGDQSTPDTKAAAQQPQPAAALPNQVAATVAGMDVASYQGNVDWGNWWGQGKRFVWTKATESTNYTNPYFAQQYNGSYNQGFIRGAYHFATPNTSSGAAQATYFVAHGGGWSGDGKTLPGALDMEYNPYGATCYGLSKSAMTAWIKDFHDTYHAKTGRWPVIYTSTNWWSQCVDGDFSSTAPLWVARYASSAGTLPYNWGYYTVWQYTSSPLDQDTFNGAYDRLQALANG from the coding sequence ATGTCCACTTCCCGAAGAGGGCGGCGCACCGCGCTGCTGTCCGCTCTGACCGTCCCGGTTGTCGCGCTCCTGCTCGGCGCGTCGACGGAGGCGATGGCCGCCCCGGCGGCTTCCCCGCTTTCGACGCGGGAGATCAACGCCGTCAACGCCGACATCCAGGCGAACAACCACACCATGGGTTCGCAGATCCGGCGCGTCGAGGGGGATCAGTCCACCCCCGACACGAAAGCCGCCGCGCAGCAACCGCAGCCCGCGGCCGCGCTGCCGAACCAGGTGGCGGCCACCGTCGCCGGCATGGACGTCGCCAGCTACCAGGGCAACGTCGACTGGGGCAACTGGTGGGGCCAGGGCAAGCGATTCGTCTGGACCAAGGCGACCGAGAGCACGAACTACACGAACCCGTACTTCGCGCAGCAGTACAACGGTTCCTACAACCAGGGCTTCATCCGCGGCGCCTACCACTTCGCCACCCCGAACACCTCCAGCGGCGCGGCGCAGGCGACCTACTTCGTCGCGCACGGCGGCGGCTGGTCGGGAGACGGCAAGACGCTGCCCGGCGCGCTGGACATGGAGTACAACCCCTACGGCGCGACCTGTTACGGCCTGAGCAAATCCGCGATGACGGCGTGGATCAAGGACTTCCACGACACCTATCACGCGAAAACGGGGCGCTGGCCGGTGATCTACACTTCGACGAACTGGTGGAGCCAGTGCGTCGACGGCGATTTCTCCAGCACCGCGCCGCTGTGGGTCGCGCGGTACGCGTCCTCGGCGGGCACGCTGCCGTACAACTGGGGTTACTACACCGTGTGGCAGTACACCTCCAGCCCGCTCGACCAGGACACCTTCAACGGCGCCTACGACCGGCTGCAGGCACTCGCCAACGGCTGA
- a CDS encoding lysozyme — protein MLRWSAVLFAGITGTSLCETAEAAPSYAGAADNYAGSQIAKHEGVLGAPNIAYTTEDQYLGHDVSGHQGPVDWPAAAGAGAKFVYVKATEGTGFVSGQFTQQYNGSYQAGIVRGAYHFARPDVSDGAAQANYFLAHGGGWSADGRTLPGALDMEYNPYGETCYGKDANGMVEWVRAFSDTYRARTGRLPTIYTSTSWWKRCTGNNPSFGGNPLWIARYNSFIGELPAGWGQHAIWQFSNSGTLPGDQNWLNGAQTALRNLAFG, from the coding sequence CTGCTGCGCTGGAGCGCGGTTCTCTTCGCCGGGATCACCGGCACGTCCCTGTGCGAAACCGCGGAGGCGGCGCCCAGCTACGCCGGGGCCGCGGACAACTACGCCGGTTCGCAAATCGCGAAGCACGAAGGCGTTCTGGGCGCGCCGAACATCGCGTACACGACCGAAGATCAGTACCTCGGCCACGACGTCAGCGGACACCAGGGCCCGGTCGACTGGCCCGCCGCGGCCGGAGCAGGCGCGAAGTTCGTGTACGTGAAAGCGACCGAGGGCACCGGGTTCGTGAGCGGGCAATTCACCCAGCAGTACAACGGTTCCTACCAAGCCGGGATCGTCCGCGGCGCCTACCACTTCGCGCGCCCGGACGTGTCCGACGGAGCCGCGCAGGCCAACTACTTCCTCGCGCACGGCGGCGGCTGGTCGGCCGACGGCAGGACGCTTCCGGGCGCGCTCGACATGGAATACAACCCCTACGGCGAAACGTGTTACGGCAAGGACGCGAACGGGATGGTCGAGTGGGTCCGCGCGTTCTCCGACACCTATCGCGCCCGCACCGGACGGCTGCCGACGATCTATACGTCGACGAGCTGGTGGAAACGCTGCACCGGAAACAACCCTTCTTTCGGAGGGAATCCGCTGTGGATCGCGCGCTACAACTCGTTCATCGGCGAACTTCCCGCGGGCTGGGGACAGCACGCCATCTGGCAGTTCTCGAACAGCGGGACCCTGCCCGGGGACCAGAACTGGCTCAACGGAGCCCAAACAGCGCTACGCAATCTGGCATTCGGGTGA
- a CDS encoding sterol carrier family protein yields the protein MASSRSVDPAQLRAAVLAVSDWLRGAGPDPARAELAAAVRATLRTLAQDAPGHTVEVRVPPYAAVQCIEGPRHTRGTPPNVVETDPRTWLELATGLLDWDDALGAARVSASGSRADLSHWLPVVRI from the coding sequence ATGGCCTCTTCGCGTTCGGTCGATCCCGCTCAGTTACGGGCGGCGGTGCTGGCCGTTTCGGACTGGTTGCGCGGCGCCGGACCGGATCCGGCACGGGCCGAGCTGGCCGCCGCGGTGCGCGCGACGCTGCGGACGCTCGCCCAGGACGCACCCGGGCACACGGTCGAGGTCCGGGTGCCGCCGTACGCCGCGGTGCAGTGCATCGAGGGCCCGCGGCACACCCGCGGCACGCCGCCCAACGTCGTCGAGACCGACCCGCGGACGTGGCTGGAACTGGCCACCGGCCTCCTGGACTGGGACGACGCGCTCGGCGCCGCCCGCGTGTCCGCCTCGGGCAGCCGCGCGGACCTTTCGCACTGGCTTCCGGTCGTGCGGATCTGA
- a CDS encoding GNAT family N-acetyltransferase, which translates to MLRHGPLRPRGLSCLRARRWVAGFRASFFPERLPPKMSALQAYVRATAPIGRDTQRIGPFLATFARNSSHPMENYAIPDDGAQPSSAEIALLISAYRQRNLLPRLEFFTDAGPDVENSLATAGFTLERRVPVMTCTADDRVDCVAPEHIQLREPSSDDEFRRLRSVQNVAFGGSPEVSDAEIERNREHLTVLAEHDETIVGGGMALDIVYGTTEIVGIAVAASHRGQGVAAAITAHLTRLAHERGARTAFLTPGEVGIGTVYQRAGYQVAGECVHLSLS; encoded by the coding sequence GTGCTCCGCCACGGCCCACTCCGGCCGCGTGGCCTGAGCTGCCTGCGCGCCCGGCGTTGGGTTGCCGGTTTTCGTGCTTCCTTCTTCCCCGAAAGGCTTCCACCCAAGATGTCCGCCCTTCAGGCCTACGTCCGCGCGACCGCACCGATCGGCCGCGACACCCAGCGAATCGGCCCATTCCTGGCGACTTTCGCCCGGAACAGCTCGCATCCGATGGAGAACTACGCCATCCCCGACGACGGCGCGCAGCCCTCTTCCGCCGAGATCGCTCTCCTGATTTCCGCTTACCGGCAACGGAATCTCCTGCCCCGGCTGGAGTTCTTCACCGACGCCGGTCCCGACGTGGAGAATTCCCTTGCCACTGCCGGGTTTACCCTCGAACGCCGAGTGCCGGTGATGACCTGCACCGCCGACGATCGCGTGGATTGTGTTGCGCCAGAACACATTCAGCTGCGCGAACCGTCGTCCGACGACGAATTCCGCCGCTTGCGGTCCGTGCAGAACGTCGCCTTCGGCGGGTCGCCGGAGGTGTCCGACGCTGAGATTGAACGCAACCGCGAACACCTGACCGTCCTAGCCGAACACGACGAAACCATCGTGGGCGGCGGAATGGCGCTGGATATCGTTTACGGGACAACGGAAATCGTCGGCATCGCAGTAGCCGCGTCCCATCGAGGCCAAGGCGTCGCAGCGGCAATCACCGCCCACCTCACGCGCCTCGCTCACGAACGCGGTGCGCGGACGGCGTTTCTTACGCCGGGCGAGGTCGGAATCGGGACGGTGTATCAGCGAGCTGGCTACCAAGTCGCCGGTGAGTGCGTGCACCTGTCGCTGAGCTAG
- a CDS encoding helix-turn-helix transcriptional regulator, which translates to MNAVGVSAGEQSLGPTARRMILGSQLRRLREEAGITRQQAGYNIRGSESKISRLELGRVGFKERDVADLLTMYGVSDEEERKAFLDMVKQSNEAGWWRKFGETVPGWFTDLVGLEEAASRIQIWEPLFVSGLLQIEPYARAIFSHGRPEMADERVDQLVALRMRRQKMLARPDAPRIWAVLDESVLYRPIGGPKVFRQQLEYLLEVTTLPHVSVQILPYCRSGLSAEHAFSLLRFAEAELPNIVYVEYLTGAHYLDKRDEIEKYGRALDLLAVDAETPERSRARIAKRKAEI; encoded by the coding sequence ATGAACGCGGTAGGCGTGTCCGCCGGCGAGCAGAGCCTCGGCCCGACAGCGCGCCGGATGATCCTCGGCTCGCAGCTTCGCCGGTTGCGCGAGGAAGCCGGGATCACGCGCCAGCAGGCGGGCTACAACATCCGCGGTTCGGAATCCAAGATCTCCCGGCTGGAACTCGGCCGCGTCGGATTCAAGGAACGCGACGTCGCCGACCTGCTCACCATGTACGGCGTCTCCGACGAGGAGGAGCGCAAAGCGTTCCTCGACATGGTCAAGCAGTCGAACGAAGCGGGCTGGTGGCGCAAGTTCGGGGAGACGGTGCCCGGATGGTTCACCGACCTCGTCGGGCTGGAAGAGGCGGCGTCCCGCATCCAGATCTGGGAGCCGCTGTTCGTGTCGGGCCTGCTGCAGATCGAGCCGTACGCGCGAGCGATCTTCAGCCACGGCCGCCCGGAGATGGCCGACGAACGCGTGGACCAGCTGGTCGCCCTGCGCATGCGGCGGCAGAAGATGCTGGCCCGCCCGGACGCGCCGCGGATCTGGGCGGTGCTCGACGAATCGGTGCTGTACCGGCCGATCGGCGGCCCGAAGGTCTTCCGGCAGCAGCTGGAGTACCTGCTCGAGGTCACCACGCTGCCGCACGTGTCGGTGCAGATCCTGCCGTACTGCCGAAGCGGTCTGTCGGCGGAGCACGCGTTCTCGCTGCTGCGCTTCGCGGAGGCGGAACTGCCGAACATCGTCTACGTCGAGTACCTGACCGGCGCGCACTACCTGGACAAGCGCGACGAGATCGAGAAGTACGGCCGGGCGCTGGACCTGCTCGCGGTCGACGCGGAGACGCCCGAACGCAGCCGGGCCCGCATCGCCAAGCGCAAGGCCGAGATCTGA